Genomic segment of Chlamydiota bacterium:
GACGTCGACCTCCCCGAATCCGGCCGCCCGGACGGCCCCCAGGTACTCGTCCACGAGGACCGCCCCCGAGATGCAGCCGACGTAGGCCGAGACGGAGTCCCGTATCTCCTGCGGCAGCTCCCTGCGCAGGACGATGTCGGAGACCACCAGCCGCCCGCCGGGCTTCAGGACCCTGAAGACCTCCCGGAACACCTTGCGCTTGTCGGGGGAGAGATTGATCACGCAGTTCGAGATGACGACGTCCACGGACGAGTCCTCGACGGGGAGCTTCTCGATCTCCCCGAGGCGGAACTCGACGTTCGCGAGCTCCCAGCTCTTCGCGTTCCCGCGCGCCTCCTCGATCATCTCGGGCGTCATGTCCACGCCGATCACCCTCCCCGTCCTCCCCACCCTGAGGGACGCGAGGAAGCAGTCGAAGCCGGCCCCCGAGCCGAGATCAAGGACTGTCTCGCCCTCCTTCAGGGAGGCGTGCGCGAGCGGGTTCCCGCATCCGAGGCCGAGGTTCGCCCCCTCGGGAACCGCCTTTAGATCCTTTTCCGAGTAACCGATGTTCGCGCTTATGGACTCGGCCGTGCCCCCCGAACAGCAGGAGGACGAAGGACCGCAGCACGACCCCTTCCCCTTCGCCACCTTGGCGTACCCCTCCCGAACGAACCGCCGCATGCGGGCCCCGTCGGAACCGCCGCTCCCCTTCCTCATCTCATCCTCCCTCCCGCCGCTTCTTCTCCGCCATCCGCTCCCGCACCCACTCGACCATCGCGCGGCCCTTCCGCATCTGCGCCCGCTCCTCCCCGGTCCTGGGCTCCTTTTCCGGATGCGTGACGCGCCAGCTGATCCTGCCCGTGAGCGGCGGCTTCCGCAGCGCCCCCGGGTCGAAGAGGCGATAGCCCCGGAACCCCGTCGGCTCCTCCTGGTAGCAGGCCTGCACCGCGCCCCTGACGAGGTCCGCGCCGCCCTCGTTCAGGAAGTCGATGAGCGTCACCTGCTCCCGGAACCGCTCGATATGCTCCATCGGGATGTTGAAGAGGTAGGGGGTGGGCGATTCCGAGCCGATGATCCGCTTCCGCGCGTCCACGCCGTTTTTCAGGAGGGCGGCGACCGCCGCGCCCGTCAGGTGCCCCGGGGACTCGGGGCCGAGCTGGACGAGGTAGCGGATGTTCGGGTTCGCCGTGATATTGAGGATGACCTTCTCGAGGCCGATGTTCTCCGTCTGGAGCGTCCCGGCGAGGGCGGCGCCCGACTCGACCGCCGTGCGCACGAGCATCTCGTAGTCGGGGGGCGTCTCCTCCCGCCTGCGGTTGAGGATGACGCAGACGGCGACGGGGGAATAGTCGTTCCCGCGGAGGTAGCACCCCTCCTCGGGCGGGTACTCCGGCGACGGCTCGGCCTTGTGCGGATCAGTCATGCGCCACTCCCCCCCCCGGCTGGCGCTTTCGTTTCTTCCGGGCCGGGGCGGGGGCTCTTCCCCCCGCCGGGCGGCGTCCCCGGGGGGCTCTGCGTCCTCTCTCCCGGCGGAGGATGTGACCGATCGCATATCCCGTCCTTGTCCGTGTCGACATACAGCCCGCACGCCCCCGGGGCCGGACCGTCCGACGTGCCCCGCGGGCACTGGTTCCAGTGCCCGCGGACGGGTGCGCCCGTGGCGGCGAGCACGAGGACCGCGAGGAGCCAGCGCCACGGGTGCGCCTTCAGGTAAACCGTTGCGCACATCGCACACCTCCTTCATCGCCCGCCGGGCTTGTCCGGTGGAGGGTTCATATCCGCCGGGCCGGTCGGGCCCCGCGTCACGCCGTGAGGATGAGGTAGACCCCCCCGAGGATGACGAGGACGCCGCAGATCTTCCTGAGGATCACCGCCCCGCCCGAGCGCTCGTTCCAGTTCAGGTAGTGCTGGACTGACTCGGTGAAGGTGCCCGCGAGCACGATCACCGCGCAGTGCCCGACGCCGTAGGCGAGGAGGAGCAGGATTCCGTACCAGAGGCGCGTCTCGGCGAGGCGGAACGTCACCGCGAGCATCGGGGCCATATAGGCGAAGGTGCACGGCCCCAGCGCGACGCCGAACAGGAGCCCCAGGATGAA
This window contains:
- the arsM gene encoding arsenite methyltransferase, giving the protein MRKGSGGSDGARMRRFVREGYAKVAKGKGSCCGPSSSCCSGGTAESISANIGYSEKDLKAVPEGANLGLGCGNPLAHASLKEGETVLDLGSGAGFDCFLASLRVGRTGRVIGVDMTPEMIEEARGNAKSWELANVEFRLGEIEKLPVEDSSVDVVISNCVINLSPDKRKVFREVFRVLKPGGRLVVSDIVLRRELPQEIRDSVSAYVGCISGAVLVDEYLGAVRAAGFGEVDVVDEQVFPMGDMAHDLTAGAVVEAYGRDPARLKELEESVLSVKVRAVKAEPGRREARKGRAGR
- a CDS encoding tetrahydromethanopterin S-methyltransferase subunit A gives rise to the protein MTDPHKAEPSPEYPPEEGCYLRGNDYSPVAVCVILNRRREETPPDYEMLVRTAVESGAALAGTLQTENIGLEKVILNITANPNIRYLVQLGPESPGHLTGAAVAALLKNGVDARKRIIGSESPTPYLFNIPMEHIERFREQVTLIDFLNEGGADLVRGAVQACYQEEPTGFRGYRLFDPGALRKPPLTGRISWRVTHPEKEPRTGEERAQMRKGRAMVEWVRERMAEKKRREGG